The following are encoded in a window of Nibricoccus aquaticus genomic DNA:
- the rfaD gene encoding ADP-glyceromanno-heptose 6-epimerase, giving the protein MSSLNGRILVTGGAGFIGSALIHALNKRGITDIVVTDLLGQDEKWKNLVPLKFADYIDAGNFRQRLHTQASAFGKFSAVFHLGACSATTEKNATYLGDNNYEFTKELAAWTLAQQGRFIYASSAATYGDGAQGMDDKTADLHALRPLNMYGYSKHLFDLYAQRHGFLDQIVGVKYFNVFGPNEDHKADMRSLVNKAYQQILVTGRVQLFKSHKPEYKDGEQMRDFLYVKDAVEMTLHFAEKATTSGGLYNLGSGEANTWLTLARAIFAALGREPSIEFIDMPEVLRGKYQYFTLADISKLRATGYTRAMTPLAESVRDYVQGYLATGKKLGD; this is encoded by the coding sequence ATGAGTTCTCTGAACGGTCGTATTCTCGTCACTGGCGGCGCCGGCTTCATCGGCAGCGCACTCATCCACGCGCTGAACAAACGCGGCATCACCGACATCGTCGTCACCGACCTGCTCGGCCAGGACGAGAAATGGAAGAATCTCGTTCCCCTCAAATTCGCCGACTACATCGACGCCGGAAACTTCCGTCAGCGCCTCCACACGCAAGCCAGCGCCTTCGGCAAATTCTCCGCCGTCTTCCACCTCGGCGCCTGCTCCGCCACGACCGAGAAAAACGCGACCTACCTCGGCGACAACAACTACGAGTTCACCAAGGAACTCGCCGCCTGGACCCTCGCCCAGCAAGGCCGCTTCATCTACGCGTCCTCAGCCGCCACCTACGGCGACGGCGCGCAAGGCATGGACGACAAAACCGCCGATCTCCACGCGCTCCGTCCGCTCAACATGTACGGCTACTCGAAGCACCTCTTCGATCTCTACGCGCAGCGCCACGGCTTCCTCGACCAGATCGTCGGCGTGAAATACTTCAACGTCTTCGGCCCGAACGAAGATCACAAAGCCGACATGCGCAGCCTCGTGAACAAGGCTTACCAGCAGATCCTCGTCACCGGCCGCGTGCAGCTCTTCAAGAGCCATAAACCCGAGTACAAGGACGGCGAACAGATGCGCGACTTCCTCTACGTGAAAGACGCCGTCGAGATGACTCTCCACTTCGCCGAAAAAGCCACCACCAGCGGCGGCCTCTACAACCTCGGCTCTGGCGAAGCCAACACCTGGCTCACCCTCGCCCGCGCCATCTTCGCCGCCCTCGGCCGCGAACCCAGCATCGAGTTCATTGACATGCCCGAGGTTCTCCGCGGCAAGTATCAGTACTTCACCCTCGCCGACATCTCCAAACTCCGCGCCACCGGCTACACCCGCGCGATGACTCCCCTCGCCGAATCCGTCCGCGACTACGTCCAAGGCTACCTCGCGACCGGTAAAAAACTCGGCGACTGA
- a CDS encoding nucleotide pyrophosphohydrolase, whose protein sequence is MKTLTDAETTLAELKTRVLAFAKERDWEQFHAPKNLSMALAAEAGELMEHFLWAETNASREIVRDPAKRAKIEEELADVVIYALEFANIAGIDVAAAIQRKMAANAEKYPVEKARGRSDKYTDL, encoded by the coding sequence ATGAAAACGCTGACAGATGCGGAAACGACGCTGGCTGAATTGAAAACGCGGGTGCTAGCCTTCGCGAAAGAGCGGGACTGGGAGCAGTTTCACGCGCCGAAAAATCTCAGCATGGCGCTGGCGGCAGAGGCGGGGGAGCTCATGGAGCATTTCCTCTGGGCGGAGACCAACGCGTCGCGGGAGATCGTGCGCGATCCAGCGAAGCGGGCGAAGATCGAGGAGGAGCTCGCGGACGTGGTCATCTACGCGCTGGAGTTCGCGAACATCGCGGGGATCGACGTGGCGGCGGCGATCCAGCGGAAGATGGCGGCGAATGCGGAAAAGTATCCGGTGGAGAAGGCGCGCGGGCGTTCGGACAAGTATACGGATCTGTGA
- a CDS encoding Hsp20/alpha crystallin family protein has protein sequence MHTIIHPFKATAHSRLNVVSGDFRNPHYDCAQQADAMKVVVYVPGVEASGVEITLRGPDLVVTARKSHFVRVNWSALHLEGAQRDYQLSLRVGNGFDHDAMSAEIADGVLTVTLPRKATGSLAHRRVA, from the coding sequence ATGCACACGATCATCCATCCGTTCAAAGCCACTGCTCACAGCCGCCTCAATGTTGTCTCCGGAGATTTCCGGAACCCTCATTACGACTGCGCGCAGCAGGCTGACGCCATGAAGGTCGTGGTCTACGTCCCCGGCGTCGAAGCCTCGGGCGTCGAGATCACCCTTCGCGGCCCCGACCTCGTCGTCACCGCCCGGAAATCTCACTTCGTGCGCGTCAACTGGTCCGCCCTCCACCTCGAAGGCGCTCAGCGCGACTACCAGCTCTCGCTCCGCGTGGGCAACGGCTTCGACCACGACGCCATGAGCGCCGAGATCGCGGATGGCGTGCTCACCGTCACACTCCCGCGTAAAGCCACCGGCTCGCTCGCCCACCGCCGCGTCGCCTGA